From the Methanooceanicella nereidis genome, one window contains:
- a CDS encoding DUF5611 family protein, which produces MSEYKFKRGFKPEGERIKNVMEETFGIPATENAGKYTIQYGAIKELKAWVDDKKLFVETESDRDVKDEKVILDTNKRFRDFLEEATGYSAKERLKQAKKAVSGE; this is translated from the coding sequence ATCAGCGAATACAAATTTAAGCGTGGCTTTAAACCTGAAGGGGAGAGAATTAAAAACGTTATGGAAGAGACTTTTGGTATCCCTGCGACAGAAAACGCCGGAAAGTATACGATACAGTATGGCGCAATAAAAGAGCTGAAAGCATGGGTGGATGATAAGAAGCTTTTCGTTGAGACAGAGTCCGACCGTGATGTGAAGGATGAAAAGGTCATACTTGACACTAACAAGAGGTTCAGGGACTTTTTAGAAGAGGCCACCGGCTATTCTGCAAAAGAAAGACTAAAGCAGGCAAAGAAAGCAGTCTCAGGGGAATAG
- a CDS encoding RIO1 family regulatory kinase/ATPase domain-containing protein: MIDHAAVYRSLLPIEIEVMKGIENGMKTHEWVPVESIVSYTGLNQKEVEFRLKKLSKQELIEWLTLSYTGYRLKFNGYDILAINTFVKKDTIEALGNVIGVGKESVIIAAMSVTGEVAIKFHREGRTSFKQVKRTREHLINIEHYSWQYAAKLAANREFEAMQKLYPEVRIPQPIDYNRHAIVMSIVDGADLVRAQVADPEWYLDEILKQVKIAYDLGYIHGDLSEYNVMVSDKGITIIDWPQYVTVGSKTAESLLNRDISNILTYFERKYRVTRDLEETIKSIKGE, translated from the coding sequence ATGATAGACCACGCCGCCGTTTACAGGTCCCTGTTACCTATAGAGATAGAAGTGATGAAAGGGATCGAGAACGGCATGAAGACCCACGAATGGGTACCGGTAGAGTCAATAGTATCCTACACCGGGCTTAACCAGAAAGAAGTCGAGTTCAGGCTCAAGAAGCTTTCCAAGCAGGAGCTTATAGAGTGGCTTACGCTTTCGTATACAGGATACAGGTTAAAGTTTAACGGATATGACATACTGGCGATCAACACTTTCGTCAAAAAAGACACCATCGAAGCTCTCGGTAATGTCATCGGCGTCGGAAAAGAGTCCGTGATAATCGCCGCCATGAGCGTTACCGGTGAGGTCGCGATCAAATTCCACAGGGAAGGCAGGACCAGCTTTAAGCAGGTCAAGAGGACTAGAGAGCATCTTATCAATATAGAGCATTATTCATGGCAGTACGCGGCAAAGCTCGCCGCGAACCGTGAGTTCGAGGCGATGCAAAAGCTCTATCCGGAAGTCCGAATACCACAGCCTATCGATTATAACCGCCATGCGATAGTCATGAGCATCGTTGACGGTGCGGACCTTGTCAGGGCGCAGGTGGCGGACCCGGAGTGGTACCTGGATGAGATATTGAAGCAGGTTAAGATCGCATACGACCTCGGCTATATCCACGGGGACCTGTCAGAATATAATGTGATGGTAAGCGATAAGGGCATCACCATAATAGACTGGCCTCAATATGTTACAGTAGGATCTAAAACAGCGGAAAGCCTGCTGAACAGGGATATAAGCAACATACTGACCTACTTCGAAAGAAAATATCGCGTTACAAGAGACCTTGAAGAGACCATAAAAAGCATAAAGGGAGAATAA
- the metK gene encoding methionine adenosyltransferase has product MSVEKHLFTSESVTEGHPDKIADQISDAVLDAILAKDPLGRVACETLVTTGMAIVAGEITTNCYVDIPKLVRSTIKDIGYTRAKFGFDSETCAVITSIDEQSPDISMGVNNLGAGDQGMMFGFACNETPELMPMPIMLAHKLTMKLSESRKSGKLDYLRPDGKSQVTIEYEDDKPIRVDTVVVSSQHSPDVEQSQIRKDIIEEVIKPVMPEGFFDENTTKIFINPTGRFTVGGPQADTGLTGRKIIVDTYGGMGRHGGGAFSGKDPTKVDRSACYMARYIAKNIVAAGLATKCEVQLAYAIGVAEPVSVMVDTFRTNTVSHKKIVELIRENFEMTPQGIIKSLDLRRPIYKQTAAYGHFGRTGKDFTWERTDKAEQMRKDAGF; this is encoded by the coding sequence ATGAGCGTAGAAAAGCATCTTTTCACTTCCGAGTCGGTAACCGAAGGGCACCCGGACAAGATAGCGGACCAGATATCCGACGCTGTCCTGGACGCTATTCTTGCTAAAGACCCTCTCGGCAGAGTAGCATGCGAGACTCTAGTAACGACCGGAATGGCGATAGTCGCCGGAGAGATAACGACAAACTGTTATGTCGACATACCCAAGCTGGTACGTTCGACCATCAAGGATATTGGTTATACGAGAGCAAAGTTTGGTTTCGATTCAGAGACATGTGCTGTTATAACATCTATCGATGAGCAGTCGCCCGATATATCCATGGGTGTTAACAATCTTGGCGCAGGCGACCAGGGCATGATGTTCGGATTTGCCTGTAACGAGACGCCGGAACTAATGCCTATGCCGATAATGCTCGCCCACAAGCTGACCATGAAATTATCGGAGTCCAGGAAGAGCGGCAAGCTGGACTATCTCAGGCCGGACGGTAAGTCTCAGGTGACGATCGAGTACGAGGACGATAAACCCATAAGGGTAGACACTGTTGTAGTATCCTCGCAGCACAGCCCTGACGTTGAACAGAGCCAGATCAGGAAAGACATTATTGAAGAGGTCATAAAGCCTGTCATGCCCGAAGGGTTCTTTGATGAGAACACAACCAAGATATTCATCAACCCGACAGGCAGGTTCACCGTAGGCGGCCCTCAGGCTGATACCGGTCTTACCGGACGTAAGATCATCGTCGATACTTACGGCGGCATGGGAAGGCATGGCGGAGGAGCGTTCTCGGGCAAAGACCCGACCAAGGTGGACAGGTCAGCCTGTTATATGGCGAGATATATCGCGAAGAATATCGTCGCTGCAGGCCTTGCCACGAAGTGTGAAGTCCAGCTCGCTTACGCGATAGGTGTCGCAGAGCCTGTGTCCGTGATGGTAGACACGTTCAGGACTAACACTGTATCCCATAAGAAGATAGTGGAGCTTATCAGGGAGAACTTTGAAATGACTCCCCAGGGCATCATAAAATCGTTAGACCTGCGCAGGCCGATTTACAAGCAGACGGCAGCATACGGTCACTTTGGCCGTACCGGTAAAGACTTCACATGGGAACGCACTGATAAAGCAGAACAGATGAGAAAGGACGCTGGCTTCTGA
- a CDS encoding DNA integrity scanning protein DisA nucleotide-binding domain protein: MIVRDELVTTAEELSKRINAGAIIIISHDAKDIKDQLTTDIPVIIAKLRSGREEEVEEEKSVINIYAKIPRRISDEYLFHKVSRIELMSEAVEMAYLKGLIPNRVVVGIVSLGEINSIITMGVTNIPLIQKTADIASSIDYDLFKAVLNLAIEIGREGREHKNVGTAFIIGDIEKVLKMSHQIILNPYEGHKKKDRNIRDETNWESVKEFAQLDGMFLVDEQGYIVAAGRYLDVRAKGITLVPGLGGRHLAAASMTKITKSIAITVSESTSIVTIYKDGEEVFHIDPRVSIT, from the coding sequence ATGATAGTCAGGGATGAATTGGTCACGACAGCCGAAGAGCTATCCAAACGTATCAATGCGGGGGCAATAATTATCATTTCCCATGATGCGAAGGATATAAAAGATCAATTAACGACAGATATCCCTGTCATCATAGCGAAGCTCAGAAGCGGCCGGGAAGAAGAGGTCGAGGAAGAAAAATCCGTTATCAATATCTATGCAAAGATCCCGCGCAGGATTTCCGATGAATATCTTTTCCATAAAGTATCCCGTATCGAACTGATGAGCGAGGCCGTTGAAATGGCGTATCTCAAGGGCCTGATACCGAATAGGGTTGTAGTCGGCATCGTGAGCCTCGGCGAGATAAACTCGATCATAACGATGGGTGTCACCAATATACCGCTGATCCAGAAGACCGCGGACATTGCGTCGAGCATTGACTATGACCTGTTCAAGGCAGTGCTTAACCTTGCCATAGAGATCGGAAGGGAAGGCAGGGAACATAAGAACGTCGGCACCGCTTTCATTATCGGCGACATAGAGAAAGTGTTGAAAATGTCCCATCAGATCATCCTTAATCCTTACGAGGGCCATAAAAAGAAAGACCGTAACATCAGGGATGAGACTAACTGGGAGTCCGTTAAGGAGTTCGCCCAGCTTGACGGCATGTTCCTCGTGGACGAGCAGGGATATATCGTCGCTGCGGGAAGATATCTTGACGTAAGAGCAAAGGGTATCACGCTTGTTCCGGGGCTTGGGGGGCGTCATTTGGCGGCAGCGTCTATGACAAAGATCACTAAAAGTATAGCTATAACGGTATCTGAATCGACAAGCATCGTCACTATCTACAAAGACGGTGAAGAAGTGTTCCATATAGACCCACGGGTATCTATAACATGA
- a CDS encoding FKBP-type peptidyl-prolyl cis-trans isomerase yields MTCKRLKLLFVIPAIISMAMVAGCAGNNEKIVKSGDTIKVDYIGTFPDGIVFDTSIEKVAKESGVYNEYRTYEPLEFTVGAGQMIKGFDSAVIGMKEGDTKNITLSPVEAYGEWNPDLVQPVSLEQLKANNITPTVNMTLYTSNGMEVRVVSIDEQNGTVAIDMNNPMAGKTLLFSITVKEIVPAK; encoded by the coding sequence ATGACATGCAAGAGATTAAAGCTACTGTTCGTAATACCGGCGATCATCTCGATGGCTATGGTCGCGGGATGTGCGGGCAACAATGAAAAGATAGTGAAATCCGGAGATACGATCAAGGTGGATTATATCGGTACATTCCCCGACGGCATTGTATTTGATACATCCATTGAAAAAGTGGCTAAAGAGTCAGGCGTTTATAACGAATACAGGACCTATGAGCCGCTGGAGTTCACCGTAGGCGCAGGCCAGATGATAAAAGGCTTTGACAGCGCTGTCATTGGCATGAAGGAAGGAGACACTAAGAACATTACATTATCGCCAGTGGAAGCATATGGCGAGTGGAACCCGGATCTGGTGCAGCCGGTGTCTCTCGAGCAGCTTAAAGCGAATAATATTACCCCTACCGTCAACATGACGCTCTATACCTCTAACGGTATGGAGGTCCGCGTAGTATCGATAGACGAGCAGAATGGTACGGTCGCCATCGATATGAATAATCCGATGGCAGGTAAGACCCTGTTATTCAGCATTACAGTTAAGGAAATTGTGCCCGCGAAATAA
- a CDS encoding metallophosphoesterase family protein: protein MISIRIAAMGDLHFKDRSLKSFQSLLRMVNNDADVLVLCGDLTSHGLIEEAKILAEDIMNVEIPVVAVLGNHDHEADNNEEIMDILEEANVKMLERGSYVYPGGKYGFAGTKGFGGGFLNHRLAPFGEKVLKAFVEETYREANKVNKALKDMTAEFKVVVYHYAPIKDTCYGESLEVLPFLGSSILSDPPNSFKANLVLHGHAHNGVEKGRTVLGIPVRNVALPLHNKKYVVYDTTSF, encoded by the coding sequence ATGATATCTATTAGGATAGCTGCAATGGGAGACCTGCATTTTAAAGACAGATCATTAAAATCATTCCAGAGTTTATTAAGGATGGTCAACAATGATGCCGATGTGCTTGTATTATGCGGAGACCTGACGAGCCACGGCCTGATAGAAGAGGCGAAAATACTTGCCGAGGACATCATGAACGTCGAGATACCTGTAGTGGCGGTGCTGGGTAATCATGATCATGAGGCGGACAATAATGAGGAGATCATGGACATACTCGAGGAAGCGAACGTAAAAATGCTTGAAAGAGGCTCCTACGTATATCCCGGAGGAAAATATGGCTTCGCAGGAACGAAAGGATTCGGCGGAGGATTTTTAAATCACAGGCTGGCACCGTTCGGAGAAAAGGTATTGAAGGCATTCGTAGAAGAGACATACAGAGAGGCGAACAAGGTCAATAAAGCATTAAAGGATATGACCGCGGAGTTCAAGGTCGTCGTATACCATTATGCGCCGATAAAAGATACATGCTATGGCGAAAGCCTTGAAGTGCTGCCGTTCCTTGGTAGTTCCATTCTCTCGGACCCGCCGAACTCCTTTAAAGCTAACCTGGTACTTCACGGACATGCCCATAACGGAGTTGAAAAAGGGAGAACAGTGCTGGGCATCCCTGTCCGCAACGTGGCCTTGCCGTTGCATAATAAAAAATATGTCGTTTACGACACTACATCTTTTTGA
- a CDS encoding nucleotidyltransferase translates to MELKERFRTYKEMTNILDEHGIPFLVGGGIAVMSYCNRRPTKDIDLYIEPDKKTAALEALRENGYDINEMDEVHWISKAYKKGLIIDFILENVGGVITTADTIRHGKKRDIFGYEFNVMSPEDLILRKILAMRSTRNDWYDAIVVLWNTYEAMDWDYFLSIIGEHYERALSFLLYVRSDNEHIIPIPDYVVSTLIKKM, encoded by the coding sequence ATGGAATTAAAAGAACGTTTCAGGACCTATAAAGAAATGACAAACATCCTGGACGAGCACGGGATACCATTTCTCGTAGGCGGAGGCATAGCCGTGATGTCTTACTGTAACAGGCGGCCTACGAAGGACATCGATCTTTATATCGAGCCGGATAAAAAGACAGCGGCACTTGAGGCGCTTCGCGAGAACGGTTATGATATCAACGAGATGGATGAAGTCCACTGGATATCCAAAGCATATAAGAAAGGCCTTATCATAGATTTCATTCTTGAGAACGTCGGCGGCGTCATTACCACTGCCGATACAATAAGACACGGGAAGAAGAGAGATATATTCGGATATGAGTTTAACGTGATGTCTCCAGAGGATCTTATACTGAGAAAAATACTGGCAATGAGAAGTACCCGGAATGACTGGTATGATGCCATCGTAGTCCTCTGGAATACCTATGAGGCCATGGACTGGGATTATTTCCTGAGCATCATCGGCGAGCATTACGAAAGAGCGTTGTCTTTTTTGTTATATGTAAGAAGCGACAACGAGCATATTATCCCGATACCTGACTATGTGGTCTCTACGCTGATCAAAAAGATGTAG
- a CDS encoding calcium-transporting P-type ATPase, PMR1-type: MITADTPWHSLELSEAIEKLKTRESGLSAEEAKKRLEQYGPNVLKSGKAKSPIIIFFSQFNNFLIYILLAATIISFFIGEILDAEIIFAIVILNAILGFVQEYKAEKAIESLRSMIVPTANVIRGGHKIRINSSELVPGDVIEIEEGENVPADVRIIESMSLKVDESALTGESEPSEKYPDVVPEKTSPGDRVNMMFMGTSALQGRCKALVADTGMKTELGKIATLVETGEETETPLQISLDRLGKFFGVAAIFICILIFIVGILTGKTYYEMFLTSVSLAVAAIPEGLPATVTIVLALGVQRMAKRKAIIRKLSAVETLGSTNIISSDKTGTLTQNIITVKQLITADHDIRVTGTGYSSEGDFLIENESIDVTSYEDVMKLLIAGILCNNATFERLEDTWNVNGDSTEVALLVAGAKSELFKEKLESVCPRTFEVPFSSRAKTMTTINLCDEKRYVYLKGAPEVVLERCKYVYKDEKFVPLDDKLKKYFLDFNYSMAMDGMRVLGFAYEEDEVVTDAENVGKNFVYLGLAGMIDPPRQEVKGAVDLCKDAGIDVVMITGDQKLTAIAIAKELDIYHEGDMAITGVELDAMSETDLEENIDKIKVYARTSPEQKLRIVEALKKKERIVAMTGDGVNDAPALKRSDIGIAMGLTGTDVSRQASDMILADDNFATIVNAMEEGRSIYDNIRKFVKFLFSSNLGEVLTVFIGILLGLPLPLLAIQILWVNLITDGLPALALSVDPADPDIMKRKPRPRSEGIITKLMVFDMLLVGAIISAGTLGIFYYYLPQGVETARSMAFTVLVVFQLWNAINCRSETKSLFQIGIFSNGYLLLAIALSIMLQLIILYVPFLEGIFATTEPGLYDILLIMAVSSTVFIGIEIRKLIMGHKSL, from the coding sequence ATCATTACGGCCGATACTCCCTGGCATTCGCTGGAACTATCCGAGGCTATCGAAAAGCTGAAAACCAGGGAATCAGGGCTATCTGCGGAAGAGGCAAAAAAACGCCTGGAACAATATGGCCCTAATGTGCTGAAGAGCGGCAAGGCAAAATCTCCGATAATAATATTTTTTAGCCAGTTTAACAATTTTTTAATATACATACTGCTTGCGGCGACCATCATCTCTTTTTTCATAGGCGAGATACTCGACGCCGAAATAATATTCGCTATAGTCATACTGAACGCCATCCTTGGCTTTGTACAGGAATATAAGGCGGAAAAGGCTATAGAATCGCTGCGCTCGATGATCGTGCCGACAGCGAACGTGATCCGGGGCGGGCATAAGATCCGCATCAACTCCTCGGAACTTGTCCCCGGCGACGTCATAGAGATAGAGGAAGGGGAGAACGTTCCTGCCGATGTCCGTATCATAGAGTCTATGAGCCTGAAAGTCGACGAATCTGCGCTGACGGGCGAATCCGAGCCGTCTGAAAAATATCCTGACGTTGTCCCGGAAAAAACCTCGCCTGGCGACCGCGTCAACATGATGTTCATGGGGACCAGCGCGCTTCAGGGGAGATGCAAAGCGCTTGTGGCCGACACCGGCATGAAGACGGAACTCGGTAAGATCGCTACGCTGGTCGAGACCGGGGAGGAGACCGAGACCCCGCTGCAGATCAGCCTGGACAGGCTCGGGAAATTTTTTGGCGTTGCTGCGATATTCATTTGTATACTCATATTTATCGTCGGGATACTGACGGGAAAAACGTATTACGAGATGTTCCTTACCTCTGTGAGCCTTGCAGTGGCCGCAATACCCGAAGGCCTTCCGGCCACGGTCACTATCGTTCTGGCTCTCGGCGTCCAGAGAATGGCAAAGAGGAAAGCCATAATCAGGAAACTTTCGGCAGTAGAGACACTCGGCAGCACAAATATCATAAGCTCTGATAAGACCGGAACGCTGACGCAAAATATCATCACGGTAAAACAGCTTATCACGGCAGATCATGATATTCGCGTAACCGGGACAGGCTACTCCAGCGAAGGGGACTTCCTGATAGAGAACGAGAGCATTGATGTCACTTCATATGAAGATGTGATGAAACTGCTGATAGCAGGGATCCTTTGTAATAACGCCACTTTTGAAAGGCTGGAGGATACATGGAACGTCAACGGCGATTCGACCGAGGTCGCATTGCTCGTGGCCGGCGCAAAATCCGAGCTTTTCAAGGAGAAGCTTGAATCGGTATGCCCGAGAACGTTCGAAGTCCCGTTCAGTTCCAGGGCTAAGACGATGACTACCATTAACTTATGCGATGAAAAAAGGTACGTCTACCTGAAAGGAGCCCCCGAGGTAGTTCTCGAAAGATGTAAATATGTATATAAGGATGAAAAGTTCGTCCCGCTTGACGATAAGCTGAAAAAGTACTTCCTCGACTTCAATTACAGCATGGCGATGGACGGCATGCGTGTCCTCGGATTTGCGTACGAGGAGGATGAAGTCGTAACGGATGCGGAAAACGTCGGTAAAAACTTCGTCTATCTGGGCCTCGCGGGGATGATAGATCCTCCGAGACAGGAAGTAAAAGGCGCTGTGGATCTTTGTAAGGACGCCGGAATAGACGTCGTCATGATAACGGGAGACCAAAAGCTTACCGCGATAGCGATAGCAAAGGAACTGGACATTTACCATGAAGGCGACATGGCCATTACTGGCGTAGAGCTGGATGCTATGTCAGAAACGGACCTTGAAGAGAATATCGATAAGATCAAAGTTTATGCGAGAACGTCCCCAGAACAAAAATTAAGGATTGTAGAAGCGCTTAAAAAGAAAGAGAGGATAGTCGCGATGACCGGGGACGGCGTCAACGACGCTCCGGCCCTTAAGCGCTCGGATATCGGGATCGCGATGGGGCTTACGGGGACCGATGTCTCCCGCCAGGCCTCGGACATGATACTTGCCGACGATAATTTTGCCACCATAGTGAACGCTATGGAGGAAGGAAGGAGCATTTACGATAATATAAGGAAGTTCGTAAAGTTTCTGTTCTCAAGTAATCTGGGCGAAGTACTGACCGTGTTCATAGGCATACTGCTCGGATTGCCGCTTCCGTTGTTAGCTATACAGATATTATGGGTTAATCTTATAACGGACGGCCTTCCGGCGCTCGCGTTGAGCGTAGACCCGGCCGACCCGGACATAATGAAGAGGAAGCCCAGGCCGAGATCCGAAGGCATCATCACGAAACTGATGGTCTTTGATATGCTGCTCGTGGGCGCGATAATATCGGCGGGAACGCTTGGCATTTTCTATTATTACCTGCCGCAGGGTGTGGAAACAGCCCGTTCCATGGCGTTCACCGTGCTCGTAGTGTTCCAGCTATGGAACGCCATAAACTGCAGGTCTGAGACAAAATCCCTGTTCCAGATAGGCATATTCAGCAACGGTTACCTGCTGCTGGCGATCGCCTTATCGATAATGCTTCAGCTTATAATATTATACGTGCCTTTCCTCGAGGGGATATTCGCGACCACCGAGCCGGGATTGTATGATATTTTGCTGATAATGGCAGTCTCATCTACGGTTTTCATAGGGATAGAAATAAGGAAGCTCATAATGGGGCATAAGTCTCTTTAA
- a CDS encoding universal stress protein — MTIPSYNKILVPTDGSDYSFHAGEHAVYLAKNLGAKVYVLNVVNVDLAFHTGIHYAEGVTELEAEGKKATDKIRALCADNGVECEEIIIKGQPSDSIISFSEEIKADCIVIGSIGMSALERVLVGSVSEKVMRHAKCPVLMVRKQ; from the coding sequence GTGACCATTCCATCGTATAATAAGATACTCGTACCGACTGACGGCTCGGATTATTCATTCCACGCAGGCGAGCATGCAGTGTACCTGGCAAAGAACCTTGGCGCAAAGGTATACGTATTGAATGTGGTAAACGTCGACCTGGCATTCCATACCGGGATACATTATGCGGAAGGCGTGACTGAACTTGAGGCTGAGGGCAAGAAAGCAACAGATAAGATAAGAGCGCTTTGCGCCGATAACGGCGTAGAATGCGAGGAGATCATCATCAAAGGCCAGCCGTCTGATTCCATAATCAGTTTCTCGGAAGAGATCAAAGCTGACTGTATAGTCATTGGCTCAATTGGGATGTCCGCATTAGAGAGAGTGCTCGTGGGCAGCGTATCTGAAAAGGTCATGAGACATGCAAAATGCCCTGTTCTCATGGTCAGGAAACAGTAG
- the argB gene encoding acetylglutamate kinase has translation MDIGEMFTDALPWLKKYRDAIIVIKVGGHAMVDSEARNGIIKDIVTLRYMGMKPVIVHGGGPEIDAMMKKLGKTPSFVSGLRVTDDETMDIVRMVLVGKVNTDLVALISRHGGKGIGLKGIDGNLLLAKKKGPERITVEGKDVDVDYGWVGETEKIDPDILFTMLEKGFIPVISPIGYDRDGRALNINADTAAGDIAASLKAVSLLSLTDVDGILMDPNDKASLLSHLNIMDCYDLIKKGVISKGMIPKVLSSITVLNAGIESVRIINGNVKHAVLLELLTEKGIGTQIVKE, from the coding sequence ATGGATATAGGTGAGATGTTCACTGACGCATTGCCCTGGCTGAAAAAGTACAGGGACGCCATAATAGTCATCAAGGTCGGCGGGCACGCCATGGTCGACTCCGAGGCAAGGAACGGGATCATAAAAGATATTGTGACACTGCGCTACATGGGCATGAAGCCGGTCATCGTGCACGGCGGAGGCCCCGAGATAGACGCCATGATGAAAAAACTGGGCAAGACGCCCAGCTTCGTGTCCGGGCTTAGGGTAACTGACGATGAGACTATGGACATAGTCCGCATGGTTCTTGTCGGCAAGGTCAACACAGACCTTGTGGCGTTAATATCCAGGCATGGCGGAAAGGGAATCGGGCTAAAAGGTATAGACGGCAATCTTTTACTGGCAAAGAAAAAAGGCCCGGAGAGGATAACAGTCGAGGGTAAAGATGTCGACGTGGACTACGGATGGGTAGGAGAGACCGAGAAGATAGACCCGGATATTCTGTTCACTATGCTCGAAAAAGGGTTCATACCCGTCATATCTCCCATAGGCTACGACAGGGACGGCAGGGCGCTTAATATCAATGCGGATACTGCCGCAGGTGACATCGCAGCATCGCTAAAAGCTGTCAGCCTGCTTTCGCTCACGGACGTTGACGGCATATTGATGGACCCGAACGATAAGGCCAGCCTGCTGTCACACCTGAACATAATGGATTGTTACGATCTTATCAAAAAAGGCGTCATCTCAAAGGGCATGATACCGAAGGTACTTTCAAGCATCACCGTGCTGAACGCCGGTATCGAGAGCGTGCGCATCATCAACGGGAATGTCAAGCATGCGGTATTGCTAGAGCTGCTGACAGAGAAAGGTATCGGGACGCAGATCGTGAAAGAATGA
- a CDS encoding NAD(P)/FAD-dependent oxidoreductase, whose translation MPDENTVEEEGLADTTYDVGIIGAGPAGMTAALYTGRANLKTVVFGNIFDSQLAKAGDVENYPGFDSIKGIELVERFNNQLGKYNVIQIPTYITRIMRRDDMFTLVTDNAKYRCRSVIIATGSKFKSLNIPGEKEFTYKGVSYCAVCDGSFYKNRKVALIGTGDHAAKGAIYLAGLCKDVVLLTAKADLETMYIDQVNAQPNITVVYNAKVTAIEGKDVVSQIKYIVKEEPETTIKVDGVFIEGGIPNSVLASELGLELDKKSYIIVNRPDHTTNIDGVFAAGDITGGIHQISKAVGEGACAAVSAAVYLKKAKARAK comes from the coding sequence ATGCCAGATGAGAACACCGTGGAAGAAGAGGGATTGGCCGATACGACCTATGACGTAGGGATCATCGGCGCCGGACCGGCAGGGATGACCGCAGCATTATACACCGGCAGGGCGAACCTTAAGACTGTTGTCTTCGGGAACATTTTTGACTCCCAGCTTGCAAAGGCCGGCGACGTCGAGAACTATCCGGGATTTGACTCCATTAAAGGTATCGAGCTCGTGGAAAGGTTCAACAACCAGTTAGGCAAGTATAACGTGATCCAGATACCCACTTATATTACCCGCATCATGCGCAGGGACGATATGTTCACGCTCGTAACCGACAATGCAAAATACAGGTGTAGAAGCGTCATAATCGCGACAGGTTCAAAGTTCAAGTCTTTAAATATTCCCGGCGAAAAAGAGTTCACGTATAAAGGGGTGTCATATTGCGCCGTCTGCGACGGGTCGTTCTATAAGAACAGGAAAGTGGCACTCATCGGCACAGGAGATCATGCGGCAAAAGGCGCCATATATCTCGCCGGATTATGCAAGGATGTTGTGTTATTGACGGCTAAAGCAGACCTGGAGACGATGTATATAGACCAGGTGAACGCCCAGCCGAACATTACAGTCGTATATAATGCAAAGGTCACTGCGATTGAAGGCAAAGACGTCGTGAGCCAGATAAAGTACATTGTCAAGGAAGAGCCGGAAACGACAATCAAAGTAGACGGCGTGTTCATAGAAGGCGGGATCCCTAATTCGGTCCTTGCAAGCGAATTAGGCCTTGAGCTGGATAAAAAAAGCTACATTATCGTTAACCGTCCCGACCATACGACCAATATAGACGGTGTTTTTGCAGCAGGGGACATAACCGGCGGCATTCACCAGATATCAAAAGCGGTGGGGGAAGGGGCATGCGCCGCAGTGAGCGCAGCCGTATACCTTAAAAAAGCTAAAGCGCGAGCAAAATGA